The proteins below come from a single Anguilla rostrata isolate EN2019 chromosome 3, ASM1855537v3, whole genome shotgun sequence genomic window:
- the atp1b2a gene encoding sodium/potassium-transporting ATPase subunit beta-2a isoform X1, translating to MAKDGEKKTCGQVMDEWKEFFWNPRTHEFLGRTASSWGLILLFYLVFYIFLAGMFTLTMYVMLLTLDDYHPTYQDRLATPGMMIQPKGKSLEIIYSIQDTESWDMYVQNLNSFLDPYNESLQVLSNKECPRDMYFTQEDSGEIRNNPKRSCRFNRTELKDCSGLEDRFYGYNVGRPCVLIKLNRVIGMCPGKDNASPYVSCAVKSDVVGEDEWKENTDLIRKLDYYPTDATFNLMYFPYYGKKAQVNYSQPLVAVKFQNITFNADVNIECKINGNSFANPTSERDKFAGRVSFKLRINSKE from the exons ATGGCAAAGGACGGTGAAAAGAAGACTTGCGGCCAGGTGATGGACGAATGGAAGGAATTCTTTTGGAACCCGCGGACACACGAGTTCCTGGGCAGGACAGCGAGCAGCTGGG GTTTGATCCTGCTGTTCTATCTGGTCTTCTACATCTTCCTGGCTGGCATGTTTACCCTCACCATGTATGTGATGCTGCTGACCCTGGATGACTACCATCCAACCTACCAGGACAGGCTGGCTACTccag GCATGATGATTCAACCCAAGGGAAAATCACTGGAGATCATTTACAGTATCCAGGACACGGAGAGCTGGGACATGTATGTCCAGAACCTGAACAGCTTCCTTGACC cctacaaCGAATCTCTGCAGGTCCTGAGCAACAAAGAGTGCCCCCGGGATATGTACTTTACACAGGAGGACAGTGGAGAGATCCGGAACAACCCGAAGCGTTCCTGCCGGTTCAACCGCACCGAGCTGAAAGATTGTTCGGGCCTCGAGGACCGCTTCTACGGCTACAATGTGGGCAGGCCCTGTGTCCTCATCAAACTGAACCGG GTCATCGGAATGTGCCCTGGAAAAGACAACGCGTCCCCATATGTCAGCTGCGCAGTCAAG AGTGACGTAGTTGGCGAAGATGAATGG aaagaaaacactgaCTTGATTCGCAAGCTCGACTACTACCCCACAGATGCCACCTTCAACCTCATGTACTTTCCCTACTATGGCAAAAAAGCCCAG GTGAACTACTCGCAACCCTTGGTTGCTGTAAAGTTCCAGAACATAACCTTCAATGCTGACGTCAACATTGAGTGCAAGATCAACGGCAACTCCTTCGCCAACCCCACAAGCGAGAGAGACAAGTTCGCTGGACGCGTCTCCTTCAAGCTGAGGATCAACAGTAAAGAATAA
- the atp1b2a gene encoding sodium/potassium-transporting ATPase subunit beta-2a isoform X2 has translation MAKDGEKKTCGQVMDEWKEFFWNPRTHEFLGRTASSWGLILLFYLVFYIFLAGMFTLTMYVMLLTLDDYHPTYQDRLATPGMMIQPKGKSLEIIYSIQDTESWDMYVQNLNSFLDPYNESLQVLSNKECPRDMYFTQEDSGEIRNNPKRSCRFNRTELKDCSGLEDRFYGYNVGRPCVLIKLNRVIGMCPGKDNASPYVSCAVKKENTDLIRKLDYYPTDATFNLMYFPYYGKKAQVNYSQPLVAVKFQNITFNADVNIECKINGNSFANPTSERDKFAGRVSFKLRINSKE, from the exons ATGGCAAAGGACGGTGAAAAGAAGACTTGCGGCCAGGTGATGGACGAATGGAAGGAATTCTTTTGGAACCCGCGGACACACGAGTTCCTGGGCAGGACAGCGAGCAGCTGGG GTTTGATCCTGCTGTTCTATCTGGTCTTCTACATCTTCCTGGCTGGCATGTTTACCCTCACCATGTATGTGATGCTGCTGACCCTGGATGACTACCATCCAACCTACCAGGACAGGCTGGCTACTccag GCATGATGATTCAACCCAAGGGAAAATCACTGGAGATCATTTACAGTATCCAGGACACGGAGAGCTGGGACATGTATGTCCAGAACCTGAACAGCTTCCTTGACC cctacaaCGAATCTCTGCAGGTCCTGAGCAACAAAGAGTGCCCCCGGGATATGTACTTTACACAGGAGGACAGTGGAGAGATCCGGAACAACCCGAAGCGTTCCTGCCGGTTCAACCGCACCGAGCTGAAAGATTGTTCGGGCCTCGAGGACCGCTTCTACGGCTACAATGTGGGCAGGCCCTGTGTCCTCATCAAACTGAACCGG GTCATCGGAATGTGCCCTGGAAAAGACAACGCGTCCCCATATGTCAGCTGCGCAGTCAAG aaagaaaacactgaCTTGATTCGCAAGCTCGACTACTACCCCACAGATGCCACCTTCAACCTCATGTACTTTCCCTACTATGGCAAAAAAGCCCAG GTGAACTACTCGCAACCCTTGGTTGCTGTAAAGTTCCAGAACATAACCTTCAATGCTGACGTCAACATTGAGTGCAAGATCAACGGCAACTCCTTCGCCAACCCCACAAGCGAGAGAGACAAGTTCGCTGGACGCGTCTCCTTCAAGCTGAGGATCAACAGTAAAGAATAA
- the LOC135251477 gene encoding neuronal tyrosine-phosphorylated phosphoinositide-3-kinase adapter 1-like: MSSGSAQDVAVEHFLRDIERRGNRLHCAVIGREGQNPHGDMNLLYRKSRLDWRHRDSDSNKKSSGSKDSSATVGKVRDLASFRRHFRMGFMTMPASQDLSPRPCSSAMAPRSQSCHSVGAGSDSLENGDHSSPPQASAHSSGRPPPAKPKRHPSTRLSSTADHRGANLPPPETPPPPPPTQLPSSKHSEKRNAMKKSDSGDMSGRKVPPTKPKRSPNTQLSFEPLPPRVAPPATPLPRPSQEAGGHEEDGDEEPVYIEMVGGRVFSQRDSQNATPHPAMAASTPDSDSEGSEAIYEEMKYPLPEESDPRHRLPLKHDRPGASKPSKTAHSSASHLPSSSHSHQSSSSSSKAKATVSISNSSPLPSSSSSTPVPQALGSGSQPPRAPTPFLLPGSKSQTDSSNKIPAPFPNLLQHRPPLLAFPQPAAASSGIAAQMKAAGGKLGTVSTQASSGLAPATNASSSSTASASSSSKLPVLQLGPKEAPGPGSSQQDKQQSEGKDSLLGPAPGLRARSHSTPLPPSSQSSSHYAHYHHHHPHHHPSHYHHYRRAEKDLPTSHSMKLGPQATAQAQTQTQGSGGGKEAKSLGFLLKSEKRERDRERETGTHSTTPSQSASTPTPSASTPQTSASSAPSPAPTPHSSSSQRPSSRPLLYRSHTPHPLSHGLPAYHPPPPDSPMLWTYPSVGLKRPPAYDSLRGGQLHSPHPQISSLSSGGNVPKSSSTTTPSQQGKVGGRGGQTDTGSLSRDGSGGGASMDEGPYWPMQRKMSFSHGIRETEKEESNRAWNGSTDALPRPDKEDRGGLGGPGGVSGIPVRSGGGVGGGGGGFGEGTGVAAPSAGLRALGRSGLPLPCQTFPACHRNGELGRLGRSASTSGVRQSSSNVQRQCSLPREALSQVPGQSQSQAPCTPSLSHQQQQLQLHQQHLQQQLHLQLHYQHLAHLSQCHPPTSGGTPSQAQAQTQRDGKLLEVIERKRCLCKEIKAHRRPERSLCKQDSMPILPSWRRTPEPRKTGTPPCQRQQAVVWDTAI, translated from the exons CTCCGGCAGTAAGGACAGCTCGGCCACTGTGGGAAAGGTGCGGGACCTGGCGTCCTTCCGGCGACACTTCCGAATGGGTTTCATGACCATGCCCGCCTCGCAGGACCTTTCCCCGAGGCCCTGCTCGTCCGCCATGGCGCCCCGCTCGCAGTCCTGCCACTCGGTGGGCGCGGGCAGCGACAGCCTGGAGAACGGAGACCactccagccccccccaggCGTCGGCCCACTCCTCGGGCCGCCCCCCTCCGGCCAAGCCGAAACGCCACCCCAGCACCCGGCTCAGCTCCACGGCCGATCACCGCGGGGCCAACCTGCCGCCCCcggagaccccgccccctccccctcccacacagcTGCCCAGCTCCAAGCACTCTGAGAAGAGGAATG CCATGAAAAAGTCTGACTCGGGGGACATGTCTGGGAGGAAGGTCCCGCCCACCAAGCCCAAACGGAGCCCCAACACTCAGCTCTCCTTTGAGCCCCTGCCACCCCGGGTGGCCCCTCCAGCCACGCCTCTGCCCCGCCCGTCCCAGGAAGCAGGAGGACACGAGGAGGATGGTGACGAAGAGCCGGTCTACATCGAGATGGTGGGGGGGCGTGTCTTTTCCCAGCGGGACAGCCAGAATGCGACCCCGCACCCCGCGATGGCCGCGAGCACCCCCGACTCGGACTCGGAGGGGAGCGAGGCCATCTACGAGGAGATGAAGTATCCGCTTCCCGAGGAGTCCGACCCGCGGCACCGTCTTCCCCTGAAGCACGACAGACCCGGGGCTTCCAAACCCTCCAAGACTGCGCACTCGTCCGCCTCTCacctgccctcctcctcccattctcaccagtcatcctcctcctcctcgaaGGCCAAGGCCACTGTTTCCATCTCAAATTCATCTCCCCTTCCGTCCTCATCCTCTTCCACCCCCGTCCCTCAAGCCCTGGGTTCTGGCTCCCAGCCCCCAcgggcccccacccccttcctcctcccagGGAGCAAATCCCAAACAGACTCCAGCAACAAGATCCCGGCGCCTTTCCCCAACCTCCTGCAGCACCGGCCCCCCCTGCTGGCCTTCCCCCAGCCGGCGGCCGCCTCCAGCGGGATAGCCGCGCAGATGAAGGCGGCTGGCGGCAAACTGGGCACCGTCAGCACGCAGGCCTCCTCCGGCCTGGCTCCCGCCACCaacgcctcctcctcctccaccgcctCCGCGTCGTCGTCCTCCAAGCTCCCCGTCTTACAGCTGGGCCCCAAGGAGGCCCCGGGGCCCGGCAGCTCGCAGCAGGACAAGCAGCAGAGCGAGGGGAAGGACTCCCTcctgggccccgcccctggcCTGCGAGCTCGGAGCCACTCCACCCCGCTTCCCCCTTCCTCTCAGTCCTCCTCCCACTACgcccactaccaccaccaccacccgcaCCACCACCCGTCCCACTACCACCACTACCGCAGGGCCGAGAAGGACCTGCCCACCTCCCACAGCATGAAGCTGGGCCCGCAGGCCACGGCCCAGGCCCAGACTCAAACGCAGGGCAGCGGCGGGGGCAAGGAGGCCAAGAGCCTGGGATTTCTCCTCAAGTCTGAGAAGAGGGagcgggacagggagagggagacgggcacacactccaccaccccctcccaaaGCGCCTCGACGCCCACCCCCAGCGCCAGCACCCCCCAGACCAGTGCcagctctgccccctccccagccccaaCCCCTCACTCCTCTTCATCACAGCGGCCTTCCTCCCGTCCCCTCCTTTACCGGTCCCACACCCCGCACCCCTTGTCCCACGGCCTGCCTGCctaccacccccctcccccagacagCCCCATGCTGTGGACATACCCTTCTGTGGGGCTGAAAAGACCTCCAGCCTACGACAGCCTGAGAGGGGGGCAGCTGCACTCTCCACACCCCCAAATCTCCTCCCTGTCCAGTGGAGGCAACGTCCCCAAAAGTAGCTCTACCACAACCCCGTCACAGCAGGGGAaagtggggggcaggggtggccaaACAGATACAGGTAGTCTCTCACGTGAtgggagcgggggtggggccTCCATGGACGAGGGCCCCTATTGGCCCATGCAGAGGAAGATGTCATTCAGCCACGGCatcagggagacagaga AAGAAGAGAGCAACCGGGCGTGGAACGGCAGCACCGACGCCCTCCCCCGCCCGGACAAGGAGGAccgcggggggctgggggggcctgGTGGGGTGTCCGGCATCCCGGTGCGGTCGGGAGGCGgagtcggcggcggcggcggggggttTGGCGAGGGGACGGGAGTAGCCGCCCCAAGCGCGGGGCTGAGAGCTCTGGGCCGCTCGGGCCTCCCCTTGCCCTGTCAGACCTTCCCCGCCTGTCACCGGAACGGAG aGCTGGGGCGACTGGGCAGGTCAGCTTCCACCTCGGGGGTTAGGCAAAGCAGCAGTAATGTGCAGAGGCAGTGTAGTCTGCCTCGGGAAGCACTAAGTCAG GTCCCGGGCCAATCCCAGTCTCAGGCCCCCTGTACCCCATCTCTGTCCCACCAACAGCAGCAACTCCAGTTACATCAACAGCATCTGCAACAACAGCTTCATCTCCAGCTGCACTACCAGCACCTGGCCCATCTCTCGCAATGCCATCCTCCGACCAGCGGGGGCACCCCATCTCAGGCCCAGGCCCAGACCCAGAGGGACGGGAAGCTGCTGGAGGTGATTGAGAGGAAGCGGTGCCTGTGCAAGGAGATCAAGGCCCACAGGCGTCCGGAGAGGAGCCTGTGCAAGCAGGACAGCATGCCCATCCTGCCTAGCTGGAGAAGGACCCCAGAGCCTCGGAAGACGGGCACCCCGCCCTGCCAGAGACAGCAGGCCGTAGTCTGGGACACTGCCATCTGA